One genomic region from Argentina anserina chromosome 2, drPotAnse1.1, whole genome shotgun sequence encodes:
- the LOC126782174 gene encoding cold shock protein 2-like: protein MSERQTGTVKWFNDQKGFGFITPENGGDDLFVHQSSIRTEGFRTLGDGESVEFQIETDNDGRTKAVDVTGPEEGPVQGRGSGGGGGGRGGGGRGGGRGGRGGGGSYGGGGSYGGGGGYGGGSGGYGGGGGGGNCFKCGEAGHMARDCSEGGGSYGGGGRGGGGYGGGGRGGGGYGGGGGGGSGGGCFQCGESGHFARECPNRG, encoded by the coding sequence ATGAGTGAGAGGCAGACCGGAACGGTGAAGTGGTTCAATGACCAGAAAGGGTTCGGCTTCATCACCCCGGAGAACGGCGGCGACGATCTCTTCGTCCACCAGTCTTCGATCCGAACCGAAGGCTTCCGCACTCTCGGCGACGGCGAGTCCGTCGAGTTCCAGATCGAGACCGACAACGACGGCCGCACCAAGGCCGTCGACGTGACCGGCCCCGAGGAAGGTCCCGTCCAGGGACGCGGATCCGGTGGAGGCGGAGGAGGTCGCGGCGGTGGAGGCCGTGGCGGCGGGAGAGGAGGCCGTGGAGGCGGAGGTAGCTATGGCGGTGGCGGTAGCTATGGAGGCGGCGGCGGCTATGGCGGCGGCAGCGGAGGTTATGGTGGCGGTGGAGGCGGTGGGAACTGCTTCAAGTGCGGTGAGGCCGGGCATATGGCGAGGGACTGCTCCGAGGGAGGTGGAAGCTACGGCGGTGGAGGCCGAGGTGGTGGAGGCTACGGCGGTGGAGGCCGAGGTGGTGGTGGATACGGAGGAGGAGGCGGCGGCGGTTCTGGTGGAGGCTGCTTTCAGTGTGGGGAGTCTGGTCATTTCGCAAGGGAGTGCCCTAACAGAGGTTGA
- the LOC126783340 gene encoding ABC transporter I family member 6, chloroplastic: MALSLFHHPSLTLPSPPPQPSSPPSLLLSPSNSLQFKLPAPPRPRLLLRPNRSLRATLPSAVDSPPQTSGSQPEKKLILQVKDLTAVIAESKQQILRGVNLAVYEGEVHAVMGKNGSGKSTFAKVLVGHPDYEVTGGSVVFKGQDLLAMEADERSLAGLFMSFQSPVEIPGVSNINFLRMAYNAKRAKLGLPELGVFEFYAYLYPKLELVNMKTDFLDRNVNEGFSGGEKKRNEILQLAVLGAELALLDEIDSGLDVDAFQDVAKAVNGLLTPTNSVLLITHYLRLLQFIKPTCIHIMENGRIVKTGDISLAEALEKDGYEAIA, translated from the exons ATGGCCCTCTCCCTATTCCACCACCCATCTCTCACTCTCCCCTCACCTCCACCACaaccctcctctcctccttctctcCTACTCTCACCCTCCAACTCCCTCCAATTCAAACTCCCCGCCCCTCCCCGCCCccgcctcctcctccgcccAAACCGCTCCCTCCGCGCCACCCTCCCCTCCGCCGTCGACTCTCCGCCGCAAACTTCCGGCAGTCAGCCCGAGAAGAAGCTCATCCTCCAAGTCAAAGACCTCACCGCCGTGATTGCCGAATCGAAGCAGCAGATTCTCCGGGGCGTCAACCTCGCCGTCTACGAAGGTGAGGTCCACGCCGTCATGGGCAAGAACGGCTCCGGCAAGAGCACTTTCGCCAAG GTTCTGGTGGGCCACCCCGATTACGAAGTCACCGGAGGCAGTGTGGTGTTTAAAGGGCAGGACTTGCTGGCCATGGAGGCCGACGAGAGGTCGCTGGCCGGGCTTTTTATGAGCTTTCAGTCGCCGGTTGAGATCCCCGGTGTGAGCAATATCAATTTCCTTCGGATGGCTTACAATGCCAAGAGAGCGAAGCTCGGATTGCCTGAGCTTGGAGTGTTTGAG tTCTATGCTTATTTGTATCCGAAACTTGAACTTGTGAATATGAAGACGGATTTTCTGGATAGAAATGTTAATGAGGGCTTTAGCGGTGGTGAAAAGAAGCGCAATGAGATTTTGCAACTGGCG GTTTTGGGGGCAGAATTGGCTTTATTGGATGAAATTGATTCTGGTTTGGACGTCGATGCATTCCAAGACGTTGCTAAGGCAGTAAATGGGCTTCTGACTCCAACAAATTCTGTGTTACTAATAACTCATTATCTACGACTTCTGCAATTTATTAAGCCAACATGTATTCACATTATG GAAAACGGAAGAATTGTGAAGACAGGTGACATCTCTTTAGCAGAGGCACTAGAGAAGGATGGCTACGAAGCAATTGCCTAA
- the LOC126782248 gene encoding uncharacterized protein LOC126782248 isoform X3 encodes MGEILFSCAGNRRAVIATLSVIGDDVARFEGSKDVLIAKSIESATDLHKGLRVKTYKTKESAFQGLEAVIYVFRSRMEALLFLISALLSRGLAGCPKCLCWKYGSGLWHVLKGDIENS; translated from the exons ATGGGTGAGATATTGTTCTCATGTGCAGGTAATAGAAGGGCGGTGATTGCAACTTTGAGTGTTATCGGAGATGACGTTGCAAGGTTTGAAGGCAGCAAGGATGTA TTAATAGCAAAGTCTATTGAATCAGCTACTGACTTGCATAAAGGGCTAAGAGTTAAGACatacaaaaccaaagaaaGTGCATTTCAGGGGCTAGAAGCAGTGATCTATGTTTTCCGAAGTCGTATGGAAGCATTGCTGTTCCTTATTTCTGCTTTGCTTTCGCGAGGATTG GCAGGCTGTCCGAAATGTCTTTGTTGGAAATATGGATCTGGGTTGTGGCATGTCCTTAAAGGGGATATCGAAAACAGTTGA
- the LOC126782248 gene encoding uncharacterized protein LOC126782248 isoform X2, with amino-acid sequence MGEILFSCAGNRRAVIATLSVIGDDVARFEGSKDVLIAKSIESATDLHKGLRVKTYKTKESAFQGLEAVIYVFRSRMEALLFLISALLSRGLADRDDPTLPLVTASFDPVVGYLIHLWFILMNFVI; translated from the exons ATGGGTGAGATATTGTTCTCATGTGCAGGTAATAGAAGGGCGGTGATTGCAACTTTGAGTGTTATCGGAGATGACGTTGCAAGGTTTGAAGGCAGCAAGGATGTA TTAATAGCAAAGTCTATTGAATCAGCTACTGACTTGCATAAAGGGCTAAGAGTTAAGACatacaaaaccaaagaaaGTGCATTTCAGGGGCTAGAAGCAGTGATCTATGTTTTCCGAAGTCGTATGGAAGCATTGCTGTTCCTTATTTCTGCTTTGCTTTCGCGAGGATTG GCTGACAGGGATGATCCGACCCTTCCTCTTGTCACTGCTTCATTTGACCCAGTAGTTGGGTACTTGATCCATTTGTGGTTCATCCTAATGAActttgtgatttga
- the LOC126782248 gene encoding uncharacterized protein LOC126782248 isoform X1: MGEILFSCAGNRRAVIATLSVIGDDVARFEGSKDVLIAKSIESATDLHKGLRVKTYKTKESAFQGLEAVIYVFRSRMEALLFLISALLSRGLAIVNLLLCRQAVRNVFVGNMDLGCGMSLKGISKTVEVGFLTLLESLNFCKVGYHLKFLRWPNWVVGSESHYTKCMITWCMMNNCVLLNNMRAYIYALYNCKIRSLNLLQRYEFISNRKPNRTKTHMIEYKFSRNTIMIIFVNFYFYFISTLNANVVRLCAIVAVVASGLSSMN, encoded by the exons ATGGGTGAGATATTGTTCTCATGTGCAGGTAATAGAAGGGCGGTGATTGCAACTTTGAGTGTTATCGGAGATGACGTTGCAAGGTTTGAAGGCAGCAAGGATGTA TTAATAGCAAAGTCTATTGAATCAGCTACTGACTTGCATAAAGGGCTAAGAGTTAAGACatacaaaaccaaagaaaGTGCATTTCAGGGGCTAGAAGCAGTGATCTATGTTTTCCGAAGTCGTATGGAAGCATTGCTGTTCCTTATTTCTGCTTTGCTTTCGCGAGGATTG GCAATTGTGAATTTACTGCTCTGCAGGCAGGCTGTCCGAAATGTCTTTGTTGGAAATATGGATCTGGGTTGTGGCATGTCCTTAAAGGGGATATCGAAAACAGTTGAAGTTGGATTCCTCACGTTGTTGGAGTCATTAAATTTCTGCAAGGTTGGCTATCACCTGAAATTCCTCAGATGGCCAAACTGGGTAGTGGGAAGTGAGTCTCATTatacaaagtgcatgataacgtgGTGCATGATGAATAATTGTGTTTTATTGAATAATATGAGggcttatatatatgcattatatAACTGTAAGATTCGGAgtcttaatctattacagagatacgaatttatctctaacaggaaacctaataggACTAAGACACACATGATAGAATAtaaattctctcggaacactaTTATGATTATCtttgtaaatttttatttttattttatatcaaCCCTAAATGCAAATGTTGTGCGGCTGTGTGCCATTGTCGCCGTTGTTGCATCTGGTTTGTCATCAATGAATTAG
- the LOC126784896 gene encoding uncharacterized protein LOC126784896 gives MAAIVKEILARPIQLADHVTKAADEAQSFRQDCMELKAKTEKLAGLLRQAARASNDLYERPTRRIIDDTEQVLDKALSLVIKCRANGIMKRLFTIIPATAFRKTSLQLENSIGDVSWLLRVSAPSDDRDDEYLGLPPIAANEPILCLIWEQVAKLYTGSLEERSDAAVSLVSLARDNDRYGKLIIEEGGVPPLLRVVKEGGNKEGQESAARAIGLLGRDSESVEQIVNSGVCPVFAKILKDGHMKIQAVVAWAVSELAEHHPKCQDPFAQNNVIRMLVSHLAFETIQEHSKYAITKQSMSLHSIVMANNSNRPDMVEHNSSSQVAHPASGNHQSMHNLVQTMAKNKAHNAASGAGHNHHHHPNAHGNAKSNHQLSGASLKGREYEDPATKAEMKAMAARALWKLAKGNVTVCHSITESRALLCFAVLIEKGPEDVKRYSAYALMEITAVAEKNSDLRRNAFKPTSPAAKAVLEQLLRIIEKADDELLIPCIQSVGNLARTFRATETRLIEPLVKLLDEREPEVSYEAVNALNKFACTENFLHVYHCKAIIDAGGARHLIQLVYFGEQMVQIPSLVLLCYIALHIPDSETLAQEEVLIVLEWSTKQAHLANEPSIEPLLPEAKSRLELYQSRGSRGFY, from the coding sequence ATGGCGGCAATTGTGAAGGAGATCCTGGCCCGGCCGATCCAGCTGGCCGATCACGTCACCAAAGCCGCCGACGAGGCACAATCTTTCCGTCAAGACTGCATGGAGCTCAAAGCCAAAACCGAGAAGCTCGCCGGCCTCCTCCGCCAGGCCGCGCGTGCCAGCAACGACCTATACGAGCGTCCTACACGTCGCATCATCGACGACACCGAGCAAGTCCTCGACAAGGCCCTCTCTCTCGTCATCAAGTGCCGCGCTAACGGCATCATGAAGCGCCTCTTCACCATCATCCCCGCCACGGCCTTCCGCAAAACCTCGCTGCAGCTAGAGAATTCCATTGGCGACGTGTCGTGGCTGCTCCGCGTCTCGGCCCCCTCCGACGACCGAGACGACGAGTACCTTGGCCTGCCTCCGATCGCAGCCAACGAGCCTATTCTTTGCCTCATTTGGGAGCAAGTAGCTAAGCTCTACACCGGCTCGTTGGAGGAGCGATCAGATGCGGCAGTTTCTCTGGTCTCATTGGCCAGAGACAATGACAGATACGGAAAGCTCATCATAGAAGAGGGTGGGGTGCCACCGCTGTTGAGGGTAGTAAAGGAAGGAGGAAACAAGGAGGGCCAAGAAAGTGCTGCGCGGGCGATAGGGTTATTAGGCCGGGATTCTGAGAGTGTGGAGCAGATTGTGAACTCTGGGGTTTGCCCGGTGTTTGCGAAAATACTTAAGGACGGTCACATGAAGATTCAGGCAGTTGTGGCCTGGGCGGTTTCGGAGCTAGCCGAGCACCATCCCAAATGCCAGGACCCGTTTGCGCAGAACAATGTGATAAGGATGCTGGTTAGTCATCTTGCGTTTGAGACCATCCAGGAACATAGCAAGTATGCAATCACTAAGCAGAGCATGTCGCTACATTCGATTGTGATGGCGAATAATAGCAATAGGCCTGATATGGTTGAGCATAATTCTTCCAGTCAAGTTGCGCATCCTGCGTCAGGGAATCATCAGTCAATGCACAATTTGGTGCAGACTATGGCAAAGAATAAGGCACATAATGCTGCAAGTGGAGCAGGTCAcaatcatcaccatcatcctAATGCGCACGGGAATGCAAAGTCGAACCACCAGCTGTCTGGAGCTAGCCTTAAGGGGAGGGAGTACGAAGACCCGGCAACTAAGGCTGAGATGAAGGCAATGGCAGCAAGGGCGCTTTGGAAGCTCGCTAAAGGGAATGTCACTGTGTGTCATAGCATCACTGAGTCAAGGGCGCTTTTGTGTTTTGCAGTTTTGATAGAAAAGGGTCCTGAAGATGTTAAGAGGTACTCGGCTTATGCATTGATGGAAATCACCGCGGTGGCGGAGAAGAATTCTGACTTGAGGCGCAATGCCTTCAAACCTACTTCCCCTGCTGCCAAGGCTGTGCTGGAACAATTGTTGAGAATCATAGAAAAGGCGGATGATGAGCTTCTTATACCGTGTATACAGTCTGTTGGAAACTTGGCAAGGACTTTTCGAGCAACAGAAACAAGGTTAATCGAGCCATTGGTGAAGCTGCTTGACGAAAGAGAACCTGAGGTTTCTTATGAGGCTGTGAACGCACTCAACAAGTTTGCATGTACCGAGAATTTTCTCCATGTCTATCACTGTAAAGCGATTATAGATGCAGGAGGAGCCAGGCATCTAATTCAGCTGGTTTACTTTGGAGAACAAATGGTGCAGATTCCTTCATTAGTTCTTTTATGTTACATTGCATTGCATATTCCAGATAGTGAGACACTTGCTCAGGAAGAAGTGCTTATCGTGTTGGAATGGTCAACAAAACAGGCTCATCTTGCTAATGAACCATCAATTGAACCATTATTACCAGAAGCCAAGAGTAGATTGGAGCTTTACCAATCCAGAGGTTCTAGAGGATTCTATTGA
- the LOC126784412 gene encoding uncharacterized protein LOC126784412, giving the protein MGTKVSKQVERRKAISTEKKTLCGLHETCGENFPDCSYKPADRKNWMAGINPEKVHINQIVWPGTHDSATNRIGVPCVTRPFAQCQNLSIYKQLVKGTRVLDIRVQEDRRVCHGILTTYSVDVVINDVKKFLSETEKEIIILEIRTEFGHDDPPNFDKYLVEQFGELLIHQDDNVFNKTISELLPKRIICVWKPRKSPQAKAGSPLWNSGHLKDNWIDTDLPSTKFESNLKNLSEQPPVTSRKYFYRVENTVTPQADNPILCVKPVTGRIHGYARLFITQCFSRGCADRLQIFSTDFIDDDFVDACVAVTYSRIEGKA; this is encoded by the coding sequence ATGGGAACCAAGGTCTCTAAGCAGGTCGAAAGGCGCAAGGCGATCTCGACTGAGAAGAAAACCCTGTGTGGTCTGCATGAAACTTGCGGCGAGAACTTTCCAGACTGTTCATACAAGCCTGCAGACAGGAAAAACTGGATGGCTGGGATCAACCCTGAGAAGGTTCACATAAATCAGATTGTCTGGCCAGGTACTCATGACTCTGCAACCAACAGGATTGGAGTCCCCTGCGTCACTAGGCCTTTTGCTCAGTGCCAGAACCTCTCCATCTACAAACAGCTAGTCAAAGGCACCAGAGTTCTTGACATTCGAGTTCAGGAGGATCGCCGAGTCTGTCATGGGATTCTCACCACTTACAGCGTTGATGTTGTGATCAATGATGTCAAGAAGTTTTTATCTGAAACGGAGAAGGAGATCATCATCCTTGAAATCCGAACTGAGTTTGGACATGATGACCCTCCTAACTTTGACAAGTACTTGGTGGAGCAATTTGGGGAGCTTTTGATCCACCAGGATGACAATGTGTTCAACAAGACTATTTCGGAGCTGCTGCCGAAGAGGATCATATGTGTTTGGAAGCCTAGGAAGTCTCCTCAGGCTAAGGCAGGGAGTCCATTGTGGAACTCTGGGCACTTGAAGGATAATTGGATCGACACGGATTTGCCATCCACGAAATTCGAGAGCAATCTGAAGAATTTGAGTGAGCAGCCACCGGTTACATCAAGGAAGTACTTTTATAGGGTGGAGAACACTGTGACACCTCAGGCTGATAACCCTATCTTGTGTGTGAAGCCTGTGACAGGGAGAATACATGGATATGCAAGGCTGTTTATAACTCAGTGCTTCTCTAGAGGTTGTGCAGATAGGTTGCAGATCTTCTCTACAGAttttattgatgatgattTCGTTGATGCCTGCGTTGCGGTTACATATTCAAGAATTGAAGGGAAGGCATGa
- the LOC126782261 gene encoding uncharacterized protein LOC126782261: MTGNKNKNKNKKRSRAAERPTTHPRNKYSDNPPDFAELASLYPSFKPFVSFGRNGRPRIDWTDFNATRELTRVLLLHDHRLNWWIPDGQLCPTVPNRSNYIHWIEDLLSSDVVAKTTRNGDRVRGFDIGTGANCIYPLLGASLLGWSFVGTDMTDVALEWAEKNVRDNPHLSELIEIRKVEHGENTFPAEGSNNDVLFSSKSEIDLTEEDMAKEGNTHLNTGYDGPPILLGVVRDGEEFDFCMCNPPFFETMEEAGLNPKTSCGGTPAEMICPGGEKAFITRIIEDSVTLKHTFRWYTSMLGRKSNLKLLTSKLWEVGATVVKTTEFVQGQTCRWGLAWSFLPPVKKMLSSHVIEKSNLSFMLEGLERKLGAIHVLQSVEAYFHDGGALCKLNTSSFTVDITANKSDANFKSESQSFGRLASSDDVHEASGSSCLNLLSNNLSFRISVFQQTPGTLLVKGSLQQRDGQLSGAFSTIFHRLEEVLKHKFCREK, encoded by the exons ATGACAgggaataagaataagaataagaataagaagagGAGCAGAGCGGCGGAGCGACCCACGACCCACCCGAGAAACAAATACTCCGACAACCCGCCCGACTTCGCCGAGCTCGCTTCTCTCTACCCTTCTTTCAAACCCTTCGTTTCCTTCGGCCGCAATGGCCGACCCAGAATTGACTGGACCGACTTCAACGCCACCCGTGAACTCACCCgggtcctcctcctccacgaCCACCGCCTTAACTG GTGGATCCCGGATGGTCAGCTATGCCCTACAGTGCCCAATAGATCGAACTACATTCATTGGATTGAGGATCTTCTGTCGTCTGACGTTGTCGCGAAAACTACGAGAAATGGTGATAGAGTGAGGGGGTTTGATATAGGAACTGGGGCAAACTGCATATATCCACTTCTTGGTGCATCTCTTCTCGGCTGGAGCTTTGTTGGGACAG ATATGACGGATGTAGCGCTGGAGTGGGCGGAAAAGAATGTTAGAGATAATCCTCATCTCTCGGAACTCATTGAAATTAGAAAGGTTGAACATGGTGAAAACACCTTTCCAGCAGAAGGATCAAATAATGATGTATTGTTCAGTAGCAAAAGCGAAATAGATCTGACTGAGGAGGATATGGCAAAGGAAGGGAACACACATCTGAATACGGGATATGATGGGCCACCTATACTTCTTGGAGTGGTCAGGGATGGTGAGGAGTTTGACTTCTGCATGTGTAACCCTCCATTTTTTGAGACAATGGAAGAAGCAGGACTCAATCCAAAAACTTCATGCGGTGGCACCCCAGCTGAGATGATTTGTCCTGGTGGGGAAAAGGCTTTTATCACTCGCATTATAGAAGATAGCGTAACATTGAAGCATACTTTCCG GTGGTACACATCAATGCTAGGGAGGAAATCAAATCTCAAACTGCTAACATCAAAGCTTTGGGAAGTTGGAGCCACCGTAGTAAAGACAACTGAATTTGTCCAGGGCCAAACATGTCGATGGGGGTTGGCCTGGTCCTTTTTGCCTCCTGTTAAGAAGATGTTATCATCTCATGTGATTGAAAAGAGTAACCTTTCTTTCATGCTTGAG GGCCTTGAACGAAAACTGGGTGCCATACATGTCTTGCAGTCAGTTGAAGCCTATTTCCACGACGGTGGTGCATTGTGTAAATTGAACACATCCTCATTTACAGTTGAT ATCACAGCAAACAAATCAGATGCAAATTTCAAAAGCGAGTCACAAAGTTTCGGTAGACTTGCAAGTTCGGATGATGTGCATGAGGCATCTGGATCAAGCTGTTTGAACTTGCTTTCAAATAACCTAAGTTTCCGTATTTCG GTCTTTCAGCAAACCCCTGGCACACTTCTGGTGAAAGGCTCACTGCAGCAGAGAGATGGTCAACTTTCAG GAGCTTTCTCAACAATATTTCACAGGTTGGAGGAAGTTCTGAAACATAAATTTTGTAGAGAGAAGTAG